A portion of the Meriones unguiculatus strain TT.TT164.6M chromosome 14, Bangor_MerUng_6.1, whole genome shotgun sequence genome contains these proteins:
- the Art5 gene encoding ecto-ADP-ribosyltransferase 5 isoform X4, translated as MGTVKPTPCPSLDSPLSSSPSPRTLSLALPRKELEPSQASTTTPSAGLIIIIGSRHPGTPSRMLLEDLLVVLSCLSLLALKVQAVPILPLSLVPDTFDDAYVGCSEEMEEKAGPLLKEEMARHTLLRESWGAAHEAWQLRRHQLTLPAGFKAQHGIAVMVYTNSSNTLYWELNQAVRTGGGSRDLYMRHFPFKALHFYLTRALQLLRGPGGCQEAWLCVLSSRRARRVILHRGLGSAIRRNAALGPRGVAALQGWTLKAS; from the exons ATGGGGACAGTAAAACCCACGCCCTGCCCATCCTTAGACTCGCCCTTGAGTTCCAGTCCTTCACCAAGGACCCTCTCTCTTGCGCTGCCGAGAAAGGAGCTGGAGCCCAGCCAAGCCAGCACCACCACCCCATCCGCTGGGCTCATCATCATCATCGGGTCCCGCCATCCGGGGACTCCTTCAAGGATGCTTCTGGAGGATCTGCTGGTGGTCCTCAGCTGCCTCAGCCTGCTCGCGCTCAAG GTCCAAGCTGTTCCTATCCTGCCCCTGAGCCTGGTCCCAGACACCTTCGATGACGCCTACGTGGGCTGCtctgaggagatggaggagaaagcAGGCCCGCTGCTAAAGGAGGAGATGGCACGCCATACCCTGCTTCGGGAGTCGTGGGGGGCAGCTCATGAGGCCTGGCAGCTCCGGCGGCACCAGCTTACCCTACCTGCTGGCTTCAAAGCCCAGCATGGAATAGCTGTTATGGTGTACACCAACTCATCCAACACCTTGTACTGGGAGCTGAACCAGGCCGTGCGAACGGGGGGTGGCTCCCGGGACCTCTACATGAGGCACTTCCCTTTCAAGGCCCTGCATTTCTACCTGACCCGGGCCCTGCAGCTGCTGCGGGGCCCCGGAGGCTGCC AAGAGGCCTGGCTGTGTGTCCTCAGCAG ccGCAGGGCACGCAGAGTCATCCTCCACAGAGGCCTTGGCTCTGCAATCAGGAGAAATGCTGCTCTTGGCCCCAGGGGAGTTGCAGCTCTCCAGGGCTGGACCCTGAAAGCCTCTTAG
- the Art1 gene encoding LOW QUALITY PROTEIN: GPI-linked NAD(P)(+)--arginine ADP-ribosyltransferase 1 (The sequence of the model RefSeq protein was modified relative to this genomic sequence to represent the inferred CDS: deleted 2 bases in 1 codon): MKIPAMMSLLLVSVGLRDGLQVQSYSITQLDIFSQEAPLDMAAASFDDQYAGCAADMTAALPDLNHSEFQANKVYADGWALANSQWQERRAWGSSWGLSPTPLPPPPPGFRDEHGVALLAYTANSPLHREFNAAVREAGRSRAHYLHHFSFKTLHFLLTEALDLLGSQGSRGCRQVFRGVHGLRFRPAGPGTTVRLGGFASASLKNVAAQQFGKDTFFGIWTCLGVPIRGYSFFPEEEEVLIPPFETFQVVNASRPAQGPARIYLRALGKRSTYNCEYIKEKRCKSGPCWLDSSAPGSLSASCSLLLLLLLFLLRALPENPGLP; the protein is encoded by the exons ATGAAGATTCCTGCCATGATGTCTCTCCTACTGGTGTCTGTGGGCCTCCGAGATGGGCTTCAG GTGCAAAGCTACTCTATCACACAACTTGACATCTTTTCTCAAGAAGCACCCCTGGACATGGCCGCAGCATCCTTTGATGACCAGTATGCTGGCTGTGCGGCAGACATGACAGCGGCTCTGCCAGATCTCAACCactcagagttccaggccaacaaaGTATACGCGGATGGTTGGGCTCTGGCCAACAGCCAATGGCAGGAGCGCAGGGCCTGGGGGTCATCGTGGGGCCTCAGCCCAACCCCCTTGCCCCCACCACCCCCGGGCTTCCGGGATGAGCACGGGGTGGCGCTCCTGGCCTACACGGCCAACAGCCCTCTGCACAGGGAGTTCAATGCGGCAGTGCGTGAGGCAGGCCGCTCCCGGGCCCACTACCTCCACCACTTCTCCTTCAAGACCCTCCACTTCCTGCTCACCGAGGCCCTGGACCTGCTTGGGAGCCAGGGATCCCGCGGGTGCCGGCAGGTGTTCAGGGGGGTGCACGGCCTGCGCTTCCGGCCAGCAGGGCCTGGCACCACCGTTAGGCTGGGGGGCTTTGCTTCTGCGTCCCTCAAGAATGTTGCCGCCCAGCAGTTTGGCAAGGACACCTTCTTTGGCATCTGGACCTGCCTCGGGGTCCCCATCAGAGGCTACTCCTTTttccctgaagaggaggaggtgcTGATCCCTCCTTTTGAGACTTTCCAGGTGGTCAATGCCAGCCGACCTGCCCAGGGTCCCGCACGCATCTACCTGCGAGCTCTGGGCAAACGCAGCACCTACAACTGTGAGTACATCAAAG aaaagaGGTGCAAGTCTGGGCCTTGCTGGCTGGATAGCTCAG CCCCGGGCtccctttctgcctcctgttctctcctgctgctgctgctcttgttcCTT CTGAGGgcccttccagagaacccaggtctCCCGTGA
- the Chrna10 gene encoding neuronal acetylcholine receptor subunit alpha-10, whose translation MSLHDDLPNLNNLGPSTLRCQFQLLRSHGHQCASPATELIKQPVEEGCCPVPQTPRADRLPVHSSESNKLSQSPGAVHIVPASWTRCPASVLKTCPPPGCGGAMGTRSHHLGLRVLLLLLLPTECLGAEGRLAHKLFRDLFANYTSALRPVADTDQTLNVTLEVTLSQIIDMDERNQVLTLYLWIRQEWTDAYLHWDPRAYGDLDAIRIPSGLVWRPDIVLYNKADTQPPASASTNVVVRHDGAVRWDAPAITRSSCRVDVSAFPFDAQRCGLTFGSWTHGGHQLDVRPRGASAGLADFVENVEWRVLGMPARRRVLTYGCCSEPYPDVTFTLLLRRRAAAYVCNLLLPCVFISLLAPLAFHLPADSGEKVSLGVTVLLALTVFQLILAESMPPAESVPLIGKYYMATMTMVTVSTALTILIMNLHYCGPSAHPVPAWARVLLLGHLAKGLCVRERGEPCGQLRPLESARSLQPPTGPPAGPCHEPQCLCHQEALLHHVASIASTFRSHRAAQRRHEDWKRLARVMDRFFLGIFFCMALVMSLLVLVQAL comes from the exons ATGAGCCTTCATGATGATTTACCCAATTTGAATAATTTAGGGCCCAGCACCCTCAGGTGTCAGTTTCAGCTGCTCCGTTCCCATGGGCACCAGTGTGCCAGCCCTGCTACTGAACTAATAAAACAGCCAGTGGAAGAGGGCTGCTGTCCTGTGCCTCAGACCCCCAGAGCTGATAGACTTCCTGTCCATTCTTCTGAAAGCAACAAGCTGTCTCAGAGCCCAG GTGCTGTTCACATCGTCCCCGCCAGCTGGACCCGCTGTCCTGCATCTGTCCTGAAGACCTGCCCACCCCCTGGCTGTGGTGGGGCCATGGGGACCAGGAGCCACCACCTCGGCCTGAGGgtcctgctcctgctccttctGCCTACAG AGTGCCTCGGAGCTGAGGGCAGACTGGCACACAAGCTGTTTCGAGACCTGTTCGCCAACTATACAAGTGCCCTGAGACCCGTGGCAGACACAGACCAGACTCTAAATGTGACCCTGGAGGTGACATTGTCTCAGATCATTGATATG GACGAGCGGAACCAGGTGCTCACCTTGTACCTGTGGATCCGGCAGGAGTGGACAGACGCCTACCTGCACTGGGACCCCAGAGCCTACGGTGACTTGGATGCGATCCGCATTCCCAGCGGTCTAGTGTGGCGGCCAGACATCGTACTCTATAACAA GGCCGACACGCAGCCACCTGCCTCGGCCAGCACCAACGTGGTCGTGCGGCACGACGGCGCCGTGCGCTGGGACGCGCCGGCCATCACGCGCAGCTCGTGCCGCGTGGACGTGTCGGCCTTCCCGTTTGACGCGCAGCGCTGCGGCCTGACCTTCGGCTCCTGGACGCACGGCGGGCACCAGCTGGACGTACGCCCTCGGGGCGCCTCCGCCGGCCTGGCCGACTTCGTGGAGAACGTTGAGTGGCGCGTGCTGGGCATGCCGGCGCGCAGGCGCGTGCTCACCTACGGCTGCTGCTCCGAGCCCTACCCGGACGTCACCTTCACGCTGCTGCTGCGCCGCCGCGCTGCCGCCTACGTGTGCAACCTGCTGCTGCCCTGCGTCTTCATCTCGCTGCTGGCTCCGCTGGCCTTCCACCTGCCCGCCGACTCCGGGGAGAAGGTGTCCCTGGGCGTCACCGTGCTCCTGGCGCTCACCGTCTTCCAGCTGATCCTGGCCGAGAGCATGCCGCCCGCGGAGAGCGTGCCGCTCATCG GAAAGTACTACATGGCCACTATGACCATGGTCACAGTCTCCACAGCACTCACCATCCTCATCATGAATCTGCATTACTGTGGCCCCAGCGCACATCCAGTGCCTGCCTGGGCTCGGGTCCTCCTGTTGGGACATTTAGCCAAAGGCTTGTGTGTGCGGGAGCGAGGGGAACCCTGTGGGCAGTTGAGGCCACTAGAGTCGGCCCGCAGCCTCCAGCCTCCAACTGGTCCCCCAGCGGGCCCTTGTCACGAGCCACAGTGTCTATGCCACCAGGAGGCCCTTCTGCATCACGTAGCTTCCATTGCCAGCACCTTCCGCAGCCACCGGGCCGCCCAGCGCCGCCATGAAGACTGGAAGCGCCTGGCGCGAGTGATGGACCGCTTTTTCCTGGGCATCTTCTTCTGCATGGCTCTGGTCATGAGCCTCCTCGTGCTGGTGCAAGCCCTGTGA
- the Art5 gene encoding ecto-ADP-ribosyltransferase 5 isoform X2, with protein sequence MGTVKPTPCPSLDSPLSSSPSPRTLSLALPRKELEPSQASTTTPSAGLIIIIGSRHPGTPSRMLLEDLLVVLSCLSLLALKVQAVPILPLSLVPDTFDDAYVGCSEEMEEKAGPLLKEEMARHTLLRESWGAAHEAWQLRRHQLTLPAGFKAQHGIAVMVYTNSSNTLYWELNQAVRTGGGSRDLYMRHFPFKALHFYLTRALQLLRGPGGCRTEAAEVVFRGVGSLHFEPKRLGDFVRLGQFASSSMDESVARGFGNATFFNLRTCFGALIQALSVFPEEREVLIPPHEVFLVTGFSQSGAQSIVTLWSYNQTCSHFNCAYLGGEKRPGCVSSAAAGHAESSSTEALALQSGEMLLLAPGELQLSRAGP encoded by the exons ATGGGGACAGTAAAACCCACGCCCTGCCCATCCTTAGACTCGCCCTTGAGTTCCAGTCCTTCACCAAGGACCCTCTCTCTTGCGCTGCCGAGAAAGGAGCTGGAGCCCAGCCAAGCCAGCACCACCACCCCATCCGCTGGGCTCATCATCATCATCGGGTCCCGCCATCCGGGGACTCCTTCAAGGATGCTTCTGGAGGATCTGCTGGTGGTCCTCAGCTGCCTCAGCCTGCTCGCGCTCAAG GTCCAAGCTGTTCCTATCCTGCCCCTGAGCCTGGTCCCAGACACCTTCGATGACGCCTACGTGGGCTGCtctgaggagatggaggagaaagcAGGCCCGCTGCTAAAGGAGGAGATGGCACGCCATACCCTGCTTCGGGAGTCGTGGGGGGCAGCTCATGAGGCCTGGCAGCTCCGGCGGCACCAGCTTACCCTACCTGCTGGCTTCAAAGCCCAGCATGGAATAGCTGTTATGGTGTACACCAACTCATCCAACACCTTGTACTGGGAGCTGAACCAGGCCGTGCGAACGGGGGGTGGCTCCCGGGACCTCTACATGAGGCACTTCCCTTTCAAGGCCCTGCATTTCTACCTGACCCGGGCCCTGCAGCTGCTGCGGGGCCCCGGAGGCTGCCGCACAGAGGCTGCGGAGGTGGTGTTCCGAGGCGTCGGCAGCCTTCACTTTGAACCCAAGCGGCTGGGGGACTTTGTCCGCTTAGGACAGTTTGCCTCCAGCTCTATGGATGAAAGCGTGGCCCGAGGGTTCGGAAATGCCACCTTCTTCAATCTAAGGACTTGTTTCGGGGCTCTGATccaggctctgtctgtcttccccgAGGAGCGTGAGGTGCTGATACCCCCACATGAAGTCTTCCTGGTCACGGGGTTCTCCCAGAGTGGAGCCCAAAGCATAGTGACTCTCTGGAGTTATAATCAGACCTGCAGCCACTTTAACTGCGCCTATCTGGGTG GGGAGAAGAGGCCTGGCTGTGTGTCCTCAGCAG ccGCAGGGCACGCAGAGTCATCCTCCACAGAGGCCTTGGCTCTGCAATCAGGAGAAATGCTGCTCTTGGCCCCAGGGGAGTTGCAGCTCTCCAGGGCTGGACCCTGA
- the Art5 gene encoding ecto-ADP-ribosyltransferase 5 isoform X3 has product MFGHRGENCDSEPICHQPPWPVTLLPMWCLPSFRPQVQAVPILPLSLVPDTFDDAYVGCSEEMEEKAGPLLKEEMARHTLLRESWGAAHEAWQLRRHQLTLPAGFKAQHGIAVMVYTNSSNTLYWELNQAVRTGGGSRDLYMRHFPFKALHFYLTRALQLLRGPGGCRTEAAEVVFRGVGSLHFEPKRLGDFVRLGQFASSSMDESVARGFGNATFFNLRTCFGALIQALSVFPEEREVLIPPHEVFLVTGFSQSGAQSIVTLWSYNQTCSHFNCAYLGGEKRPGCVSSAGRSVPGLLCELPHSPGLLPSSPSLLPSPAAGHAESSSTEALALQSGEMLLLAPGELQLSRAGP; this is encoded by the exons ATGTTTGGGCATAGAGGTGAAAACTGTGATTCTGAACCGATCTGCCACCAGCCCCCGTGGCCGGTTACGCTTCTGCCTATGTGGTGCCTCCCTTCCTTCCGTCCACAGGTCCAAGCTGTTCCTATCCTGCCCCTGAGCCTGGTCCCAGACACCTTCGATGACGCCTACGTGGGCTGCtctgaggagatggaggagaaagcAGGCCCGCTGCTAAAGGAGGAGATGGCACGCCATACCCTGCTTCGGGAGTCGTGGGGGGCAGCTCATGAGGCCTGGCAGCTCCGGCGGCACCAGCTTACCCTACCTGCTGGCTTCAAAGCCCAGCATGGAATAGCTGTTATGGTGTACACCAACTCATCCAACACCTTGTACTGGGAGCTGAACCAGGCCGTGCGAACGGGGGGTGGCTCCCGGGACCTCTACATGAGGCACTTCCCTTTCAAGGCCCTGCATTTCTACCTGACCCGGGCCCTGCAGCTGCTGCGGGGCCCCGGAGGCTGCCGCACAGAGGCTGCGGAGGTGGTGTTCCGAGGCGTCGGCAGCCTTCACTTTGAACCCAAGCGGCTGGGGGACTTTGTCCGCTTAGGACAGTTTGCCTCCAGCTCTATGGATGAAAGCGTGGCCCGAGGGTTCGGAAATGCCACCTTCTTCAATCTAAGGACTTGTTTCGGGGCTCTGATccaggctctgtctgtcttccccgAGGAGCGTGAGGTGCTGATACCCCCACATGAAGTCTTCCTGGTCACGGGGTTCTCCCAGAGTGGAGCCCAAAGCATAGTGACTCTCTGGAGTTATAATCAGACCTGCAGCCACTTTAACTGCGCCTATCTGGGTG GGGAGAAGAGGCCTGGCTGTGTGTCCTCAGCAGGTAGGTCAGTCCCTGGCCTGCTCTGTGAGCTTCCCCACTCCCCGGGCCTGCTGCCCTCCTCaccatctcttcttccttctccagccGCAGGGCACGCAGAGTCATCCTCCACAGAGGCCTTGGCTCTGCAATCAGGAGAAATGCTGCTCTTGGCCCCAGGGGAGTTGCAGCTCTCCAGGGCTGGACCCTGA
- the Art5 gene encoding ecto-ADP-ribosyltransferase 5 isoform X1, whose amino-acid sequence MGTVKPTPCPSLDSPLSSSPSPRTLSLALPRKELEPSQASTTTPSAGLIIIIGSRHPGTPSRMLLEDLLVVLSCLSLLALKVQAVPILPLSLVPDTFDDAYVGCSEEMEEKAGPLLKEEMARHTLLRESWGAAHEAWQLRRHQLTLPAGFKAQHGIAVMVYTNSSNTLYWELNQAVRTGGGSRDLYMRHFPFKALHFYLTRALQLLRGPGGCRTEAAEVVFRGVGSLHFEPKRLGDFVRLGQFASSSMDESVARGFGNATFFNLRTCFGALIQALSVFPEEREVLIPPHEVFLVTGFSQSGAQSIVTLWSYNQTCSHFNCAYLGGEKRPGCVSSAGRSVPGLLCELPHSPGLLPSSPSLLPSPAAGHAESSSTEALALQSGEMLLLAPGELQLSRAGP is encoded by the exons ATGGGGACAGTAAAACCCACGCCCTGCCCATCCTTAGACTCGCCCTTGAGTTCCAGTCCTTCACCAAGGACCCTCTCTCTTGCGCTGCCGAGAAAGGAGCTGGAGCCCAGCCAAGCCAGCACCACCACCCCATCCGCTGGGCTCATCATCATCATCGGGTCCCGCCATCCGGGGACTCCTTCAAGGATGCTTCTGGAGGATCTGCTGGTGGTCCTCAGCTGCCTCAGCCTGCTCGCGCTCAAG GTCCAAGCTGTTCCTATCCTGCCCCTGAGCCTGGTCCCAGACACCTTCGATGACGCCTACGTGGGCTGCtctgaggagatggaggagaaagcAGGCCCGCTGCTAAAGGAGGAGATGGCACGCCATACCCTGCTTCGGGAGTCGTGGGGGGCAGCTCATGAGGCCTGGCAGCTCCGGCGGCACCAGCTTACCCTACCTGCTGGCTTCAAAGCCCAGCATGGAATAGCTGTTATGGTGTACACCAACTCATCCAACACCTTGTACTGGGAGCTGAACCAGGCCGTGCGAACGGGGGGTGGCTCCCGGGACCTCTACATGAGGCACTTCCCTTTCAAGGCCCTGCATTTCTACCTGACCCGGGCCCTGCAGCTGCTGCGGGGCCCCGGAGGCTGCCGCACAGAGGCTGCGGAGGTGGTGTTCCGAGGCGTCGGCAGCCTTCACTTTGAACCCAAGCGGCTGGGGGACTTTGTCCGCTTAGGACAGTTTGCCTCCAGCTCTATGGATGAAAGCGTGGCCCGAGGGTTCGGAAATGCCACCTTCTTCAATCTAAGGACTTGTTTCGGGGCTCTGATccaggctctgtctgtcttccccgAGGAGCGTGAGGTGCTGATACCCCCACATGAAGTCTTCCTGGTCACGGGGTTCTCCCAGAGTGGAGCCCAAAGCATAGTGACTCTCTGGAGTTATAATCAGACCTGCAGCCACTTTAACTGCGCCTATCTGGGTG GGGAGAAGAGGCCTGGCTGTGTGTCCTCAGCAGGTAGGTCAGTCCCTGGCCTGCTCTGTGAGCTTCCCCACTCCCCGGGCCTGCTGCCCTCCTCaccatctcttcttccttctccagccGCAGGGCACGCAGAGTCATCCTCCACAGAGGCCTTGGCTCTGCAATCAGGAGAAATGCTGCTCTTGGCCCCAGGGGAGTTGCAGCTCTCCAGGGCTGGACCCTGA